The DNA sequence TAGACCTTGGAGCCAGAATTCCCACTGGGAACTTAGGTCATCTGGAAGGGGTCATCCCAGTCGATTTTGTCACGACACATCCGCTGCAAGATCTGCTTCCCCACCAGGACAAAGGGTGCCACAAACCCAAGCAGATCATAtacagaggctactgtagacaacaCTCCTCTTCTTGTGAGTGGGCGTTCCTTGACAACTACTCTAAACTGGAACTCGTCTGATgcgacacaccacagtacaccaagcGCTCTCTCCATGTGTGGTTCACCCAGAGCCATATCCAGGTCTTTGGCACCCTTGGCACGTTCTTCCTTGGGAATTGTGGCTATAACTTCCTTGCTGTTAGAGATAAACTTGTGCAACCGAAGTTTGCCGATGCTGCAAAGCTCTCTTGCTTCTTTCCCCAGCTGGGCCGCTTCAGCTTCAGACGATACGCTCGTCAACCCATCATCAACATAAAAGTTCCTTTCTATGAACTGGATAGACTTCTCGCTGAAGCTTccttgtccttcggcagcaaGATGTTTGAGACCATAGTTGGCGCAACCAGGAGATGAAGCTGCGCCGAACAAGTGGACCATCATACGATACGCTGAGGGTTGAGACTCTAGATCTCCGTTCTCCCACCAAAGGAACCGTAGATAATCTTGGTCTTCTGCTTTCACATGAAACTGGTGGAACATGCACTCTACGTCACACATGATTGCAACTGGACCCTTACGAAAACGACAAAGGACGCCCAGCAATGTGTTTGTCACCTCTGAACCGGTAAGATGATCATTCAAGGACGTCTCTCGAAACTTAGCTGAGCAGTCAAAGACGACTCGTATCTTCCCAGGCTTTTGTGGGTGATAAACTCCATGGTGCGGGATGTACCATGCTGGATGCTTGTTAATTTCCTCTTTAGAGACCTTCTCAGCATCTCCACAAGCtatagtctcttccatgaatgctgTGTAGTCCTTGTAgtactgcttgtctctccttagcctcctttcCAGGCACTTGAGTCGGTGAACTGCACATGTTTTATTGTTCGGCAGATTGGGTCTTTCTTCCTTAAACGGCAGCGGCATCTCATAATGTCCATTGTCCTTGCGTCTGATGCCCTCTTTCATTTTCTTCAGGAACCGGATATCCTCTTGAGATATGAGGTCCTCTTCTGCAGCTCTCTCGTTGAAGTCAGATTCAAGCGTCTTGATAATGTCCAGTGTTGTGATTACCTCTCTTACATGTGTTCTACAAACATGGTGTACTTGATTTGTGAGGTTGGAAGAAGATTGAAGGCTTGGCATCACCTGTCTAACGATAACCCGATGACTCACTCCAATAGGGTCGCCATAGTCGATACATGGATTTCCATAGCCGACTATGCTCCAGCCAAGATCTGTTCTCTGAGCAAAAGGCTGATTTCCCTTACCAGACACAATTTCTCTTGGAAGGAGAGCCTGGGAGCAGTTGTAGCCAATTAAGAGAccgacatcacagctctgttgagGAGCAATCTCCTCTGCAATGTGTTCAAGATGAGACCATGCTCTTGCAGTCTCTGGAGTAGGAATATGATCTCTGTTTGCAGGAATAAACTCTCTCGAGTAGGTCGTTGGCAGAGGGATTTTCTTCTCCAAGTAAAACCCTCTAACCTGCAAACCAGACAGCTTCTGGCAGGCACAGTGGTATTTCTTGAAGCCATTGTAGAGAGTTTCAGTTGGACTGGCTCCTTCCTTGTATTGAGAGCCTTTGTTGTCTCTTCAAGGATAAAAGTGGTGTCACTCTGGGTGTCAAGAAGTGCATACACAAGAACTTCACGATCTGGCTCACTTGTGGTTGACACCCATACTGGAATGATTGTGGAGGTGTGAGTGTTAATGTCCCTTACGACTCTGTTAGATATGGCCTCACTTGACGCTCTTGTCCCCTTATCTCGTGGGGGCTCTGTCTTCCTATCCCTTAACCTTTCTTTACTACGATCTTCGTGCAGGCAGGATGGATGCCTCCTCTGACACGTGTCGCAGGTGTTCCTGTTATCACAATCTTTCGATCGATGCCCAGGCCTTAAACAGCCAAAGCACAATTTATTCTCTTGAACAAACTTCTGTCGCTCTGCGGCGGGCTTATCCATGAACTTCCAGCATTTGTGGAGACTGTGACCTGACTTCTCACAGAAGACACAACTAGTAACAGTATCTTTCTCATCAGAGTTAGTTGCTAATACCCTTGCTCCGGGGTTTTGAATCCTTGGCATCTTAAGTTTCCCATCTTCACTTGGTTTCAAAGCATGAAGGGATGTTACAGGATTGCAAGCAATCTTGGCTTCTCTCGTGAGAAACTTCACAAACTGACTGAAGCTAGGAAAGATCTCCGTTTCTTCTAAGATGTCTGTGACCTTTCTATTCCATCTTGAAGTTAGCCAATCTGGAAGTTTAGCGAGGATCTTTTGGTTTTCATTACAGTCATTAAGCACCTCCAGGCCCTTATTCTGAGACATAGCAGCTTCACAGCTGCGAAGAAAGTCTACAAGGTCTCTAAGTTCAAGACTGTCCTTGGATCCTATCGTAGGCCATGCATTGAGCTTATCTCTGAAAGACTTGGCGATGAAGAATTTGTTTCCGTACCTttcttcaagaatggtccaagcaGCATGGTAGGCTGATTCTGTTCCTAACATAAAGTAACTTTCGATGGCTTTCTTGGCAGGCCCACCGACATATTTTCTTAAGTAATATATCTTCTCAGTTGTTGGTATGTTCTTCCTGTCTATCAGAGTCTGAAAAGAGACCTTCCAGTCAGTGTACGAGAGAGGCTCTCCATTGAATGTTACTGGTTCTGGTATGGGGAGGCGGCTTTCACTGATTGATTCCGCTAGTAACCTGAACATGGTCTTGGTGCCATCTTCTTGCTGTGTGCTTGTCACAACATGTTGTGGTGAGAGACTGTGAAATGAGCCACTTCTGTGCGTGACTTCTTTCACAGATTTGCAGTTAGAGAGTAGTTCTCTCTTTTCGTCCTCTGAGTTTTCATCTTGCTCATACACTTGCATTCGCGCCTTGGCAGCATTTAGTTTCTTGAGCACTTCTAGGCGCTCTAACTCTCTACGCTTGTCTTCTAGTGTCCTTCGTCTGGCAGCATTTTCTACCTCTAACTTGACTCGCAGCCTAGCTTCTTCTAAGCTGCGTTTCACAGCCTCAGCTTCTTGCTCCGCTGTCCTCTTCTTATCTTCATCTTCGAGTCGCTGAAGCTCTTCTAGTTGGCGTTCTTGCTTAACCATTACTTCTAAAGCTGCTTGATTAGCAGCAACTTCCGCCGCAGCCTCTTGTCTCTTGACAGATGACACGCTTGAGCGTCTGGAGTTGACCTTTGAGTTGCTTTGAGACTGGGAGGAAGCacttgagggctgatagttgaGACTTGACTTATGTGAGAGTTCAGACATGCACAAGGAATTGCTGTCCTTCCAGTGCAACTCTATCTGGTTACTTTGACCTTCTTCCCTGCCTTTTAAATGACACCTTACAGTCTTGATAATAGACATTGTAACTGCTTCACAAGTATCAACTCTGCGTCGTATATCGTTGTCGGGAATGTCGATTTGACGCAAATTTACGTAGACAAGGTTTAGCT is a window from the Oncorhynchus gorbuscha isolate QuinsamMale2020 ecotype Even-year unplaced genomic scaffold, OgorEven_v1.0 Un_scaffold_618, whole genome shotgun sequence genome containing:
- the LOC124019049 gene encoding uncharacterized protein LOC124019049, producing the protein MSERGSFTKGDRDGVGQVEQLQQHLANFEPSSEQTEQQEEAQTGVESLRPVNDDTEAANEIAQQEPRKGERVRRLTEKGRELRDERWRQLEHRFRVSYEKWKALVKEAKLSLTGCCSEDLLEDLLNKISHTSTELNLVYVNLRQIDIPDNDIRRRVDTCEAVTMSIIKTVRCHLKGREEGQSNQIELHWKDSNSLCMSELSHKSSLNYQPSSASSQSQSNSKVNSRRSSVSSVKRQEAAAEVAANQAALEVMVKQERQLEELQRLEDEDKKRTAEQEAEAVKRSLEEARLRVKLEVENAARRRTLEDKRRELERLEVLKKLNAAKARMQVYEQDENSEDEKRELLSNCKSVKEVTHRSGSFHSLSPQHVVTSTQQEDGTKTMFRLLAESISESRLPIPEPVTFNGEPLSYTDWKVSFQTLIDRKNIPTTEKIYYLRKYVGGPAKKAIESYFMLGTESAYHAAWTILEERYGNKFFIAKSFRDKLNAWPTIGSKDSLELRDLVDFLRSCEAAMSQNKGLEVLNDCNENQKILAKLPDWLTSRWNRKVTDILEETEIFPSFSQFVKFLTREAKIACNPVTSLHALKPSEDGKLKMPRIQNPGARVLATNSDEKDTVTSCVFCEKSGHSLHKCWKFMDKPAAERQKFVQENKLCFGCLRPGHRSKDCDNRNTCDTCQRRHPSCLHEDRSKERLRDRKTEPPRDKGTRASSEAISNRVVRDINTHTSTIIPVWVSTTSEPDREVLVYALLDTQSDTTFILEETTKALNTRKEPVQLKLSTMASRNTTVPARSCLVCRTHVREVITTLDIIKTLESDFNERAAEEDLISQEDIRFLKKMKEGIRRKDNGHYEMPLPFKEERPNLPNNKTCAVHRLKCLERRLRRDKQYYKDYTAFMEETIACGDAEKVSKEEINKHPAWYIPHHGVYHPQKPGKIRVVFDCSAKFRETSLNDHLTGSEVTNTLLGVLCRFRKGPVAIMCDVECMFHQFHVKAEDQDYLRFLWWENGDLESQPSAYRMMVHLFGAASSPGCANYGLKHLAAEGQGSFSEKSIQFIERNFYVDDGLTSVSSEAEAAQLGKEARELCSIGKLRLHKFISNSKEVIATIPKEERAKGAKDLDMALGEPHMERALGVLWCVASDEFQFRVVVKERPLTRRGVLSTVASVYDLLGFVAPFVLVGKQILQRMCRDKIDWDDPFQMT